In Alistipes ihumii AP11, a genomic segment contains:
- a CDS encoding SusC/RagA family TonB-linked outer membrane protein, which yields MTHKTLIKISLLLVLMLTGPLSAAYAQKGAAMKGMVRDEFGKPLVGVAIRSANGNNRSVTQKDGSYSIDVNDGSDRVVFSYLGYADQSVPYRKGADVDVKMLADGHYGDQTIHMGYTDQKLKDVSGAVSVVTGDELRKSPVASLSQALTGRLTGLYLDEYQSEPTREKLYAIGRGLHTQNYNTTPLVVIDGIPCSYNANESYQYINANEIETVTFLKDASTAALYGIQGANGVLVITTKRGQPGRTKIEASFDQSFQQWITHPRIYSSWEYATMRRQAAINDGLSGDRLPFTEEQIAQFKSGENRELYPDNDWYHMFMKRLSSQQRVNVNVSGGNDNVRFFSNVSFLHQGSWFKTENEEYKSNPNFTWFNYRTNVDVKLNKYLSGYVNLSGNIRRERTPDNATYSLYGIYQSLFIVPPTTPGPLTPDGKVVVTQDYDFPAYGRLNRAGFTRTTVTNINSQVGLNLDMSFLTKGLSLSGVFAYQTNANGYHITTQSYEKYRRTDDYDVLEFVRKGSDIDTPLSVGKGSTEYYHLDGIVHLDYARRFGRHSVSAMGYMLYQSLSQQYTGSGANNLNYKRLHSGFQATYGYDDRYLVKFDLGYSGSDQFARDHRFMATPSVSGAWVASNEAFLRDSRWLTLLKIRASYGKTANDLLDSQRFSYMDDVRQVRGGTVTAYRYVLQEGLIGNPLFEAEVSKKQNYGIDIGLFNSLTLSLDYFKERMDNMVVQAVARIPAYQGVPLGNYPKTNVGKFENHGVDLSLGFTKQINKDWRVFAYGTFTWADNKVIDVAEAIKDEGYVYRHRTEGFPVGTQFGYVTDGYYNTQEELDAAPEHSFGTPRLGDLKYVDLNEDGRITEADQVPLNKGWMPKIQYSFSAGFTYRSWDFSVLFQGQGQCNSVKSGVGIYENNYSGIYGARHWNAWTWERVANGEPISGPALSMNTSTSHQPSDYYLYDLAFLRLKNVMISYTLPARISRAISAEKVRIYLSGQNLWTWDRMKSGDFGPESNYWDFPAYRTYNIGINVVF from the coding sequence ATGACACATAAAACCCTTATCAAAATATCGTTGCTGCTCGTACTCATGCTGACCGGTCCCCTGTCGGCCGCGTACGCGCAGAAAGGCGCGGCCATGAAGGGCATGGTCCGCGACGAGTTCGGCAAGCCGCTGGTCGGTGTCGCCATTCGCTCGGCCAACGGAAACAACCGCTCCGTCACGCAGAAAGACGGATCGTACTCGATCGACGTCAACGACGGCAGCGACCGGGTCGTATTCTCCTATTTGGGATATGCCGACCAAAGCGTTCCCTACCGGAAAGGCGCCGACGTCGACGTGAAGATGCTCGCCGACGGGCACTACGGCGACCAGACCATCCATATGGGCTATACCGACCAGAAGCTCAAGGACGTATCGGGCGCCGTCTCGGTCGTCACGGGCGACGAGTTGCGCAAAAGCCCGGTAGCCAGCCTGTCTCAGGCGCTGACCGGCCGCCTGACGGGCCTCTATCTGGACGAGTACCAGTCCGAGCCTACGCGCGAGAAACTCTACGCAATAGGACGCGGACTCCACACCCAGAACTACAACACGACGCCGCTGGTAGTCATCGACGGCATTCCGTGCTCGTATAACGCCAACGAATCCTATCAGTACATCAACGCGAACGAGATCGAGACGGTCACTTTCCTCAAAGACGCCTCGACGGCAGCCTTGTACGGCATTCAGGGCGCCAACGGCGTACTGGTCATCACGACCAAGCGCGGGCAGCCCGGCCGCACCAAGATCGAGGCCAGCTTCGACCAGTCGTTCCAGCAATGGATCACCCATCCGCGCATTTACAGCTCGTGGGAATACGCCACGATGCGCCGGCAAGCCGCCATCAACGACGGCCTGAGCGGCGACCGGCTCCCCTTCACCGAGGAGCAGATCGCCCAGTTCAAGTCGGGCGAGAACCGCGAGCTGTACCCCGACAACGACTGGTACCACATGTTCATGAAAAGACTTTCGTCGCAGCAGCGCGTCAATGTCAACGTATCGGGCGGAAACGACAACGTCCGCTTCTTCTCGAACGTCAGCTTCCTGCATCAGGGCAGCTGGTTCAAGACCGAGAACGAGGAATACAAGTCCAACCCGAACTTCACGTGGTTCAACTACCGCACGAACGTGGACGTCAAGCTGAACAAGTACCTGAGCGGCTATGTCAATCTGAGCGGCAACATCCGCCGCGAGCGGACGCCCGATAACGCGACCTACTCGCTGTACGGCATCTACCAGAGCCTGTTCATCGTTCCGCCGACGACGCCCGGTCCTCTGACGCCCGACGGAAAGGTCGTCGTGACGCAGGATTACGACTTTCCCGCCTACGGACGCCTGAACCGGGCCGGATTCACGCGGACGACCGTCACGAACATCAACTCGCAGGTCGGACTGAATCTGGACATGAGCTTTCTGACCAAGGGACTCTCGCTGAGCGGCGTATTCGCCTACCAGACCAATGCCAACGGCTATCACATCACGACGCAAAGCTACGAGAAATACCGGCGGACGGATGACTACGACGTGCTCGAGTTCGTCCGCAAAGGAAGCGACATCGACACTCCCCTGTCCGTCGGCAAGGGAAGTACCGAGTACTACCATCTGGACGGCATCGTCCATTTGGACTACGCCCGCCGGTTCGGACGGCACAGCGTCAGCGCGATGGGATACATGCTTTACCAGAGCCTCTCGCAGCAATACACCGGAAGCGGAGCCAACAACCTGAATTACAAAAGACTCCACTCCGGATTCCAAGCCACTTACGGATACGACGACCGCTATCTGGTGAAGTTCGACCTGGGCTATTCGGGTTCCGACCAGTTCGCCCGCGACCACCGCTTCATGGCTACTCCTTCCGTATCGGGCGCATGGGTCGCCTCGAACGAGGCCTTTCTGCGCGACTCGCGCTGGCTCACGCTGCTCAAAATCAGAGCCTCCTACGGCAAAACCGCCAACGACCTGCTCGACTCTCAGCGCTTCTCCTACATGGACGACGTGCGGCAGGTGCGCGGAGGAACCGTGACCGCTTACCGCTACGTGCTTCAGGAGGGTCTGATCGGCAACCCGCTGTTCGAGGCCGAGGTATCGAAGAAGCAGAACTACGGCATCGACATCGGGCTGTTCAACTCGCTGACCCTCTCGCTCGACTACTTCAAGGAACGGATGGACAACATGGTCGTTCAGGCCGTCGCCCGCATTCCCGCCTATCAGGGCGTACCGCTGGGCAACTACCCCAAGACGAATGTCGGCAAGTTCGAGAATCACGGCGTAGACCTTTCGCTCGGCTTCACCAAGCAGATCAACAAGGACTGGCGCGTATTCGCCTACGGCACGTTCACATGGGCCGACAACAAGGTGATCGACGTAGCCGAGGCGATCAAGGACGAGGGCTACGTATACCGCCACCGAACGGAAGGATTCCCCGTGGGCACCCAGTTCGGATACGTCACCGACGGCTACTACAACACGCAGGAGGAGCTGGACGCGGCACCCGAGCACTCGTTCGGCACTCCCCGCTTGGGCGACCTGAAGTACGTCGACCTGAACGAGGACGGCCGGATCACCGAAGCCGACCAAGTCCCCCTGAACAAAGGCTGGATGCCCAAGATACAGTACTCCTTCTCGGCCGGCTTCACATACCGGTCATGGGATTTCAGCGTGCTGTTCCAAGGACAGGGCCAGTGCAACTCGGTCAAAAGCGGCGTCGGCATCTACGAGAACAATTATTCGGGCATCTACGGCGCCCGCCACTGGAACGCATGGACATGGGAACGGGTGGCCAACGGCGAGCCGATCTCGGGGCCTGCCCTCTCGATGAACACCAGCACCAGCCACCAGCCCAGCGACTATTATCTCTACGATTTGGCATTCCTCCGACTGAAGAACGTGATGATCTCGTACACGCTGCCGGCCCGGATTTCACGAGCCATCTCAGCGGAAAAAGTCCGTATCTACCTGAGCGGACAGAACCTCTGGACATGGGACCGCATGAAATCGGGCGACTTCGGACCGGAAAGCAACTATTGGGACTTCCCCGCCTACCGGACCTACAACATCGGCATCAACGTCGTATTCTGA
- a CDS encoding RagB/SusD family nutrient uptake outer membrane protein yields the protein MKIKYLFLPVAVAALAMGSCAKVLDTAPDGKISYDDVFADNDKTGAFLNNCYWKIPKCGYRYYFWTNWFVCTSDECFDNDADSDGSGMVPNNMYNGNISAGGTDIGNIGNGALYADAAAQSYWEAYWNAIWNCSYFISRIGTANVDSESDRQRWKAEAHVLRAYYYMLLLRLYGPTLPIEDTPYNMADDFSGLTPASITDLTDFILSDCDSAINTDALPWRITTSAEQQRVTKAVAWAIKSRVMLYAASPLYNGGNNLWDKAYEVTQDAYNAIKSAGYELYKTSKIEEYTNDQALITPEGYPADQAAAAAALNEYFCEWHDYGGGRDLETIWEDRNGNGQVYHIGGVGMQEGYKSGPVPTQEMVDAYPTNEGDWILDLSRPYLNVEHTQPNLNPNAKDSKNEAYSESDPYSCFRDPRFYASIYYHGSKRYTRWSFAEGEYAVNTFRAREIDCSQTDPWTGSDLKASTTNKRQRTRTGYYSRKYLNPTKNPTSPRNDAPGFKHFRFAEIILNYAEAAAEAGHTSDALEALKEIRDRVAMPHITTTDQAALIREIRAERRIELFFEEHRFFDIRRWQQPDGNLEDILHYTTAMQIDEQPNGTYTYQRIKIRDNGYACYTNKFLFLPLPLAEASRLESITGMNWQNPGW from the coding sequence ATGAAAATAAAATACCTTTTCTTGCCGGTCGCCGTAGCGGCGCTTGCAATGGGCTCGTGCGCCAAGGTGCTGGACACGGCTCCCGACGGGAAAATCAGCTACGACGACGTATTTGCCGACAACGACAAGACCGGCGCCTTTCTGAACAACTGCTACTGGAAGATTCCCAAGTGCGGGTATCGGTACTATTTCTGGACGAACTGGTTCGTCTGCACCAGCGACGAGTGCTTTGACAACGATGCCGACAGCGACGGTTCGGGCATGGTTCCGAACAACATGTACAACGGAAACATTTCGGCCGGCGGCACCGACATCGGCAATATCGGCAACGGTGCGCTCTATGCCGACGCAGCGGCCCAAAGCTATTGGGAAGCCTACTGGAACGCCATCTGGAACTGCAGTTACTTCATCAGCCGCATCGGGACGGCCAACGTAGACAGCGAGTCCGACAGGCAGCGGTGGAAAGCCGAAGCGCACGTACTGCGGGCCTACTACTACATGCTGTTGCTGCGCCTCTACGGTCCTACGTTGCCGATAGAGGACACGCCCTATAACATGGCCGATGATTTTTCGGGACTGACACCGGCATCGATCACCGACCTGACCGATTTCATCCTGAGCGACTGCGACTCGGCGATCAATACGGATGCCTTGCCATGGAGAATCACTACCAGTGCCGAGCAGCAGCGCGTCACCAAGGCGGTTGCATGGGCGATCAAGTCGCGCGTGATGCTCTATGCGGCCAGTCCGTTATATAACGGAGGCAACAACCTTTGGGATAAGGCATACGAAGTGACGCAAGACGCCTACAACGCGATCAAGAGCGCCGGCTACGAACTCTACAAGACTTCGAAAATCGAGGAGTATACGAACGATCAGGCCCTGATCACGCCCGAAGGTTATCCGGCCGACCAAGCCGCTGCAGCAGCCGCACTGAACGAGTATTTCTGCGAGTGGCACGACTACGGCGGGGGGCGCGACTTGGAAACGATCTGGGAAGACCGCAACGGCAACGGGCAGGTCTACCATATCGGCGGCGTCGGCATGCAGGAAGGATACAAGTCCGGCCCCGTTCCGACGCAGGAAATGGTGGACGCCTACCCGACGAACGAGGGAGACTGGATTCTCGACCTGAGCAGGCCCTACCTGAACGTCGAGCATACGCAGCCCAACCTCAACCCCAATGCCAAAGACTCCAAAAACGAAGCATACAGCGAAAGCGACCCGTACTCCTGCTTCCGCGATCCGCGCTTCTATGCCTCGATCTATTATCACGGCTCGAAGCGCTATACCCGCTGGAGCTTTGCCGAAGGCGAATACGCCGTGAATACGTTCCGCGCGCGGGAAATCGATTGCAGCCAAACCGACCCGTGGACCGGCTCCGACCTCAAGGCGTCCACGACGAACAAGCGGCAGCGCACGCGCACCGGCTATTACTCGCGAAAATACCTGAACCCAACCAAAAACCCAACTTCACCACGCAACGACGCCCCCGGCTTCAAACATTTCCGCTTCGCAGAGATCATCCTGAACTATGCCGAAGCAGCGGCTGAAGCCGGGCACACGTCCGACGCGCTCGAAGCGCTGAAAGAGATCCGCGACCGGGTAGCCATGCCCCATATCACGACGACCGATCAGGCGGCGCTGATCCGGGAAATCCGCGCCGAGCGCCGCATCGAGCTGTTTTTCGAGGAGCACCGCTTCTTCGACATCCGCCGCTGGCAGCAGCCCGACGGCAATTTGGAAGATATCCTGCACTATACCACGGCCATGCAGATCGACGAGCAGCCGAACGGCACTTACACCTACCAGCGGATCAAGATACGCGACAACGGGTACGCTTGCTACACGAACAAGTTCCTGTTCCTGCCGCTTCCGTTGGCCGAGGCTTCCCGCTTGGAGTCGATTACCGGCATGAACTGGCAGAATCCCGGATGGTAG
- a CDS encoding SusC/RagA family TonB-linked outer membrane protein, with protein sequence MNKPLLSVWTWMTATSGTRAGARIFAALALLASAPFGAYAAESGHLGAAPLSAQQAKQPVSGTVTDESGEPLVGVTVMVKNTTTGTTTDAQGHFQLSVEPGATLVFSYLGYNTQEIAVGNKTSLKVALQDNSQNIDEVVVVAYGTQKKVSVTGSVSSVQTKELKQSSSANLSTALAGRLSGLTSLQQRGGQPGKDQSTLMLRGAATINGTSPLILIDGVPRDNMDYLSADEVDNVSVLKDASATAVFGVRGANGAILITTKRGQTGKAKLDLNFEQSWTSFTREPERLTSLEYIDLRNQASRNDHKEAPFDAITRAKYADPLKGLDPNDPDYAKKAAQMQYLYPNHDYYRELIKRYTPQTRVNMNISGGTEKVKYFVNAAYLHQGGNLKVEPKSFLGYDPSAKMDRYSFRANLDYQVTKSFKAFLNLGTYIEQVNMPSGSTYPNTDTGWMMRDVLYQATTITPITPGPYVDPYSGLDEKALVFPTYLDRSAMEVINRQGYHNDVNTSLNATLGGEWDLSFITKGLSLKGMASYDALAVTNLDAAQRQLLYVVSNVDDVPSYSIYSNQEYSPLTISKSAASRYTINLQASLNYNRTFGLHTVGGMLLVQRDYWETNGGDLPYNVMGLVARATYDFDNRYLFEFNMGYNGSEQFAPSNRYGFFPAVSAGWVISNEKFLKDSRTLTMLKLRASYGKVGNDKLGNNRFLYIDNITMGGGTLGSLGNGQGVSAGLLGNPNLSWEIAKKQNYGFDLQLWSELNLTFDYFIENREDILIDRKSVPMIQGTPLANIPKMNMGKVKNQGFEIELNYIKRVAKDLTLQFRGMFNYNKNKQIYMDEPINPSDYVYRYRQTGFPINTNWGYKIDYSNGNGFFNTQEELDEYLSHTKYSFGTPGLGDFKYMDLNDDGVVDEKDQVPLRYTKIPRITYGFTLGLDYKGIDFTIFFQGVSKYSHFSGTTQNVYEWTKEGTYYNYHKRAWTKERYENGEKITYPALHTGDNVNTRANDFFVFDRSFIRLKNIELGYTLPQRWLRAIGISKVRVYVSGQNLWTHSPQVADHIDPEQDDPIGYPLTKMMNVGVNITF encoded by the coding sequence ATGAACAAACCTCTACTCAGCGTATGGACATGGATGACAGCAACGAGCGGCACCCGAGCCGGAGCGAGGATATTCGCCGCACTCGCTCTGCTGGCGTCGGCTCCGTTCGGAGCCTATGCTGCGGAGAGCGGCCATCTCGGAGCGGCCCCGTTATCCGCCCAGCAAGCCAAGCAGCCCGTTTCGGGTACCGTTACCGACGAGTCGGGCGAACCTCTGGTAGGAGTGACCGTCATGGTCAAGAACACCACTACCGGCACGACGACCGATGCGCAGGGACATTTCCAGCTCTCGGTCGAACCCGGGGCTACCCTCGTATTTTCTTATTTGGGCTACAACACTCAGGAGATAGCGGTCGGCAACAAGACATCCTTGAAAGTAGCTCTTCAGGACAACTCGCAGAACATCGACGAAGTCGTCGTCGTAGCCTACGGAACCCAGAAAAAAGTTTCGGTAACCGGCTCGGTTTCGTCGGTTCAGACCAAGGAGCTCAAGCAAAGTTCGTCGGCGAACCTCTCCACGGCCTTGGCCGGACGCCTGTCGGGTCTGACCTCCCTCCAGCAGAGAGGCGGCCAGCCGGGTAAGGACCAATCGACGCTGATGCTTCGAGGTGCCGCTACGATCAACGGCACAAGTCCGCTGATTCTGATCGACGGCGTGCCGCGCGACAATATGGACTACCTGAGCGCGGACGAGGTGGACAACGTGTCCGTGCTGAAGGACGCCTCGGCTACGGCCGTATTCGGCGTGCGCGGAGCCAACGGAGCGATCCTGATCACGACCAAGCGCGGACAGACCGGCAAGGCCAAGCTCGATTTGAACTTCGAGCAGAGCTGGACCTCGTTCACGCGGGAACCGGAGCGCCTCACCTCGCTCGAATACATCGACCTGCGGAATCAGGCTTCGAGAAACGACCATAAGGAAGCTCCCTTCGATGCAATTACCCGGGCCAAGTATGCCGACCCGCTGAAAGGGCTCGATCCGAACGATCCGGATTACGCCAAGAAGGCGGCTCAGATGCAGTACCTGTATCCGAACCACGACTATTATCGGGAGCTGATCAAGCGCTACACGCCCCAGACCCGCGTCAACATGAACATCAGCGGCGGGACGGAAAAAGTCAAGTATTTCGTCAACGCGGCCTATCTGCATCAGGGCGGCAACCTGAAGGTCGAGCCCAAATCCTTCCTCGGCTACGACCCGTCGGCCAAAATGGACCGTTACAGCTTCCGGGCGAATCTGGACTATCAGGTGACCAAGAGCTTCAAGGCTTTTCTGAATCTGGGCACGTACATCGAACAGGTCAACATGCCGAGCGGCAGTACCTATCCCAACACGGATACGGGTTGGATGATGCGCGACGTGCTGTACCAAGCCACGACGATCACGCCGATCACGCCGGGCCCCTATGTCGATCCCTACTCCGGACTGGACGAGAAGGCTCTGGTCTTCCCGACCTATTTGGACCGTTCGGCCATGGAAGTAATCAACCGCCAAGGCTATCACAACGACGTCAACACGAGTCTGAACGCCACGCTGGGAGGCGAATGGGACCTGAGCTTCATCACCAAAGGGCTCAGTCTGAAAGGGATGGCCTCTTACGACGCCTTGGCCGTCACCAACCTCGACGCCGCACAGCGACAACTGCTCTACGTCGTGAGCAACGTGGACGACGTTCCCTCCTACTCGATTTACTCGAATCAGGAATACTCGCCGCTGACGATCAGCAAGAGCGCAGCCTCGCGCTACACGATCAACCTGCAGGCCTCGCTGAACTACAACCGTACGTTCGGTCTCCACACGGTAGGAGGCATGCTGCTCGTCCAGCGCGACTATTGGGAAACGAACGGAGGCGATTTACCGTATAACGTGATGGGACTCGTCGCGCGGGCCACATACGACTTCGACAACCGGTACCTGTTCGAGTTCAACATGGGCTATAACGGCTCCGAGCAGTTCGCGCCCTCTAACCGCTACGGCTTTTTCCCCGCCGTATCGGCCGGCTGGGTAATCAGCAACGAAAAGTTTCTCAAAGATAGCCGCACGCTGACGATGCTCAAACTTCGCGCCTCGTACGGCAAGGTCGGCAACGACAAGCTCGGCAATAACCGCTTCCTGTACATCGACAACATCACGATGGGAGGCGGCACGCTGGGAAGCCTCGGCAACGGGCAGGGAGTCAGTGCCGGACTGTTGGGCAACCCCAATCTGTCATGGGAAATCGCCAAGAAGCAGAACTACGGCTTCGACCTGCAACTGTGGAGCGAGCTGAACCTGACATTCGACTACTTCATCGAGAACCGGGAAGACATCCTGATCGATCGCAAGTCGGTACCGATGATTCAAGGCACGCCGCTGGCCAATATTCCCAAAATGAACATGGGCAAAGTCAAAAACCAGGGCTTTGAAATCGAGCTGAACTATATCAAAAGGGTCGCCAAGGACCTCACCTTGCAGTTCCGGGGCATGTTCAACTACAACAAGAACAAGCAGATCTACATGGACGAACCGATCAATCCTTCAGACTACGTCTACCGTTACCGCCAGACCGGTTTCCCGATCAACACGAACTGGGGCTACAAAATCGACTACAGCAACGGCAACGGCTTTTTCAACACGCAGGAAGAGCTGGACGAATACCTGTCTCATACGAAATACAGTTTCGGAACGCCGGGACTCGGCGACTTCAAGTACATGGACCTGAACGATGACGGGGTGGTGGACGAGAAAGACCAGGTTCCCCTCCGCTACACGAAGATTCCGCGCATTACTTACGGATTCACGCTCGGACTCGACTACAAGGGTATCGACTTCACGATTTTCTTCCAAGGCGTTTCGAAATACTCCCATTTCTCGGGCACTACTCAGAACGTGTACGAATGGACCAAGGAAGGCACCTACTACAACTATCACAAGCGGGCATGGACCAAGGAGCGCTACGAAAACGGCGAGAAAATCACCTACCCCGCGCTGCACACGGGCGATAATGTGAACACGCGGGCGAACGACTTCTTCGTTTTCGACCGCTCGTTCATCCGTCTGAAGAACATCGAGCTCGGCTACACGCTTCCCCAGCGCTGGCTCCGCGCGATAGGCATCAGCAAGGTTCGGGTTTACGTGAGCGGGCAGAACCTGTGGACCCATTCGCCTCAGGTCGCCGACCATATCGATCCCGAGCAGGACGACCCGATCGGATACCCCCTGACGAAAATGATGAACGTCGGAGTGAATATCACGTTCTAA
- a CDS encoding FtsL-like putative cell division protein encodes MDMEDDFGRSWRQDGPAEGPSAAVPERERQPDPQPVRPPSRFERYVGQMLSGSFLMRAEVRRQYPYVLFMALLMFLYIANGFHIQKLHRRHDRLTEQVKELRARSLTVSSLRMISTRQSEIIRELELRGIPLEESLSPPKVIEK; translated from the coding sequence ATGGATATGGAGGATGATTTCGGGCGATCGTGGCGACAGGACGGACCTGCGGAAGGTCCCTCTGCCGCCGTGCCGGAGCGGGAGCGACAGCCCGATCCGCAGCCCGTGCGTCCACCCTCGCGTTTCGAGCGTTATGTGGGGCAAATGCTTTCGGGCAGCTTCTTGATGCGGGCCGAAGTGCGGCGGCAGTATCCCTACGTGCTGTTCATGGCTTTGCTGATGTTTCTGTATATCGCCAACGGGTTTCATATTCAGAAGCTGCACCGCCGTCACGACCGTCTGACCGAGCAGGTCAAGGAACTGAGGGCGCGGTCGCTGACCGTGTCGTCGCTGAGGATGATCTCCACGCGGCAGAGCGAAATTATCCGGGAGCTGGAACTGCGGGGAATTCCGCTCGAGGAGTCGCTGAGTCCCCCGAAAGTGATCGAGAAATAG
- a CDS encoding penicillin-binding protein, translated as MSEGRTDIKKGIFRRVRVLYALFFFVGMLIAGKILYLQYGPKGPALRNKGTTITYERVKLEADRGDVLACDGRILATSVPMYEVRMDFAANGLIDSVFLRDVDSLAGSLSSFFGDKSKGAYKLMLVNAFRNRKKNRYTLISPRRVNHLEIKQIAKFPLFRLGQNSSGFIARQINKRMLPHGRMAARTIGMVNEAGTRLGIEGAFDSVLRGIDGSVMMQRVSGSFRVPVPDEMNVDPVDGIDVVTTLDVDIQDVAEKALRDQLIAMQADWGTAILMEVATGEIRAMANLTRYSDERVVEDFNYAIGMNLEPGSTEKLASLITLLDDAGASLDETYDTGDGRIVIGRAKVVDSHACGLLTLKGVFEKSSNVGFAMAVNKYYRDDPKRFVDHLCKMGLDQPLGLQIAGEQKPVIRKPGDKWWDGTTLTMMSYGYALRLTPLKTLTFYNAVANGGKMVSPLLVKELRQYGQTLRTFGARTMVSSIASRETLEEVREAMRGVVEEGTARRMRSRYYSVGGKTGTAQIAMGRSGYTDRNGGRHYLGTFVGYFPEDDPKYSCLVAVKTYNAPGHRRYYYGGTVAGPVFKAIADRVYAKNTAWQKPVSETGDKSAKKPFVKAGRVEQMREVGYRFDIPYEGRRREKPWKELASIDSAGAVYTEYDERGGTVPCVVGMGLKDAIYLLERQGMIVSFSGAGTVLSQSVPAGSKARRGQTVSLILGVEPLPEGETVRHEKTRRTE; from the coding sequence ATGAGCGAGGGCAGAACGGATATAAAGAAAGGCATATTCCGGCGTGTCCGGGTATTGTACGCGCTTTTCTTTTTCGTCGGAATGCTCATTGCGGGCAAGATTCTCTACTTGCAATACGGCCCCAAGGGACCCGCCTTACGTAACAAGGGGACGACGATCACTTACGAGCGCGTCAAGCTGGAGGCCGACCGGGGCGACGTGCTGGCTTGCGACGGACGCATTCTGGCTACGTCCGTTCCGATGTACGAAGTGCGCATGGACTTCGCGGCGAACGGTCTGATCGACTCGGTCTTTCTGCGCGACGTCGATTCGCTGGCGGGTAGTCTCTCTTCCTTTTTCGGCGACAAGAGCAAAGGCGCATACAAGCTGATGCTGGTCAATGCGTTCCGCAACAGGAAAAAGAACCGGTATACGCTGATTTCCCCCCGAAGGGTCAATCATTTGGAAATAAAACAGATCGCGAAATTCCCGCTGTTTCGTCTGGGACAGAACAGCAGCGGTTTCATCGCCCGGCAGATCAATAAGCGGATGCTGCCTCACGGGCGGATGGCCGCCCGTACGATCGGGATGGTCAACGAGGCGGGAACGCGGCTCGGGATCGAAGGGGCGTTCGACAGCGTGCTGAGGGGTATCGACGGCAGCGTGATGATGCAGCGCGTTTCGGGCAGTTTCCGCGTACCCGTGCCCGACGAGATGAACGTCGATCCCGTGGACGGAATCGACGTGGTGACGACGCTCGACGTCGATATTCAGGACGTGGCCGAGAAAGCGCTGCGCGACCAGTTGATCGCCATGCAGGCCGATTGGGGCACGGCGATCCTGATGGAGGTCGCTACGGGCGAGATCCGTGCGATGGCGAACCTGACGCGGTACAGCGACGAGCGGGTCGTCGAGGATTTCAACTACGCGATCGGGATGAATCTGGAGCCCGGCTCGACCGAGAAGCTGGCTTCGCTCATTACGCTGCTCGACGATGCCGGGGCCAGTCTCGACGAGACGTACGATACCGGCGACGGACGGATCGTGATCGGCCGGGCCAAAGTGGTCGATTCGCATGCGTGCGGATTACTGACGCTCAAGGGCGTTTTCGAGAAGTCGTCGAACGTCGGGTTCGCAATGGCCGTCAACAAGTATTACCGGGACGATCCGAAACGCTTCGTCGATCATCTTTGCAAGATGGGACTCGATCAGCCGCTCGGACTTCAGATCGCCGGGGAGCAGAAGCCCGTTATCCGGAAGCCCGGTGACAAGTGGTGGGACGGCACTACGCTGACGATGATGTCGTACGGTTATGCGCTGCGCCTCACTCCGCTCAAAACGCTGACTTTCTACAACGCCGTAGCCAATGGCGGAAAAATGGTCAGCCCGCTGCTCGTCAAGGAGCTGCGGCAGTACGGACAGACGCTGCGGACGTTCGGTGCGCGGACGATGGTTTCGTCGATCGCCTCGCGCGAGACGCTCGAGGAGGTGCGCGAGGCGATGCGGGGAGTCGTCGAGGAAGGAACGGCGCGCCGGATGCGGAGCCGGTATTATTCGGTCGGGGGAAAGACCGGCACGGCCCAGATCGCCATGGGACGCAGCGGTTACACCGACCGCAACGGCGGCCGCCATTATCTGGGCACTTTCGTGGGCTATTTCCCGGAAGACGATCCCAAGTACAGTTGCTTGGTCGCCGTAAAGACGTACAATGCGCCGGGGCATCGCCGCTATTATTACGGGGGTACGGTGGCAGGGCCGGTGTTCAAGGCGATCGCCGACCGGGTGTATGCGAAGAATACGGCTTGGCAGAAACCCGTTTCGGAAACGGGCGACAAGTCCGCGAAGAAGCCTTTCGTCAAGGCCGGCCGCGTCGAGCAGATGCGCGAAGTCGGTTACCGTTTCGATATTCCTTACGAGGGCCGTCGCCGCGAAAAGCCGTGGAAGGAGTTGGCCTCGATCGATTCGGCCGGAGCGGTCTATACGGAGTACGACGAGCGCGGCGGAACGGTGCCCTGCGTCGTCGGCATGGGGCTCAAGGATGCGATCTACCTGCTCGAGCGACAGGGAATGATCGTCTCGTTTTCCGGGGCGGGGACGGTTTTGAGCCAGTCCGTGCCTGCCGGCTCGAAGGCCCGGCGAGGACAGACGGTCTCGCTGATTCTCGGCGTGGAGCCGCTGCCCGAGGGGGAGACGGTCCGGCACGAGAAGACCCGCCGGACGGAATAG